The following are encoded in a window of Scophthalmus maximus strain ysfricsl-2021 chromosome 6, ASM2237912v1, whole genome shotgun sequence genomic DNA:
- the LOC118309808 gene encoding natural resistance-associated macrophage protein 2 isoform X1, which yields MKAEQEGDIVEEDSPSDNGVQTSQYNSISPPASPVADEEPFSTYFEDKVPIPESENQIFSFRKLWAFTGPGFLMSIAYLDPGNIESDLQSGAKAGFKLLWVLLLATIIGLLLQRLAARLGVVTGMHLAEVCNRQYPTVPRIILWLMVELAIIGSDMQEVIGCAIALNLLSVGRIPLWAGVLITITDTFVFLFLDKYGLRKLEAFFGFLITVMAISFGYEYVLVKPDQGELLKGMFLPYCAGCGPVQLEQAVGIVGAVIMPHNIYLHSALVKSREIDRRNKKEVKEANKYYFIESTIALFISFLINVFVVAVFAQAFYAKTNIQVNEQCNATGSPHTDLFPLNNDTLEVDIYKGGVVLGCVFGPAALYIWAVGILAAGQSSTMTGTYSGQFVMEGFLNLRWSRFARVLLTRSIAIVPTLLVAIFQDVQHLTGMNDFLNVLQSMQLPFALIPILTFTSLTSIMNDFANGWVWKISGSVVILVVCAINMYFVVVYVTSLNSVLLYVLASLLSIAYLCFVVYLAWHCLIALGVSCLDFSSRGQLGLSRHTDIYLLNDMDTDSVVER from the exons ATGAAGGCCGAGCAAGAAGGAGACATCGTCGAAG AGGACTCCCCTTCGGATAATGGAGTCCAGACGAGCCAGTACAACTCCATCTCGCCTCCGGCCTCACCCGTGGCCGACGAAGAACCCTTCTCCACATACTTTGAAGACAAGGTGCCGATTCCAGAGAGTGAAAACCAG ATATTCAGTTTCCGTAAACTCTGGGCCTTCACTGGACCAGGGTTTTTAATGAGCATTGCTTACTTGGATCCAGGGAACATCGAGTCTGACCTGCAGTCTGGAGCTAAAGCTGGCTTTAAG CTCCTATGGGTGCTCCTGTTAGCCACCATCATTGGGCTGCTGTTGCAGCGGTTAGCCGCTCGCCTCGGGGTCGTAACAGGGATGCATCTGGCTGAAGTCTGCAACCGCCAGTATCCAACA gttcCTCGGATCATCCTATGGCTGATGGTTGAACTGGCAATTATTGGCTCAGACATGCAGGAGGTCATTGGCTGTGCCATAGCACTCAACCTCCTCTCTGTGGGCAG gATCCCACTGTGGGCAGGAGTCCTCATTACtatcacagacacatttgtgttCCTCTTCCTAGACAAATATG gCCTGAGGAAACTCGAAGCTTTCTTTGGCTTTCTCATCACTGTAATGGCAATAAGCTTTGGTTACGAG TATGTGCTGGTAAAGCCAGACCAAGGGGAGCTGCTGAAGGGGATGTTTTTACCGTACTGTGCCGGGTGTGGACCTGTGCAGCTGGAGCAGGCCGTGGGAATCGTGGGCGCCGTCATCATGCCCCATAACATCTACCTGCACTCTGCGCTGGTCAAG TCTCGGGAAATTGACCGCAGAAATAAGAAGGAAGTAAAAGAAGCCAACAAGTACTACTTCATCGAATCTACTATCGCTCTGTTCATCTCTTTTCTCATCAACGTCTTTGTGGTGGCTGTCTTTGCTCAGGCCTTCTACGCTAAGACCAATATACAAGTG aATGAGCAATGCAACGCAACCGGGAGTCCTCACACTGATCTCTTCCCTCTGAACAACGACACACTGGAGGTGGACATCTACAAAGGG GGAGTGGTCCTGGGCTGCGTCTTTGGCCCAGCAGCTCTGTACATCTGGGCCGTCGGGATCCTGGCAGCTGGGCAGAGTTCCACAATGACAGGCACTTACTCCGGGCAGTTTGTCATGGAG GGTTTCCTGAACCTACGATGGTCGCGTTTTGCGCGGGTGCTGCTGACCCGCTCCATCGCCATCGTGCCTACTCTGCTGGTGGCCATTTTTCAGGATGTCCAGCATCTGACAGGCATGAATGACTTTCTCAACGTGCTTCAGAGCATGCAG CTTCCATTTGCTTTGATCCCAATCCTAACCTTCACCAGTCTGACATCCATAATGAACGACTTTGCAAATGGATG GGTATGGAAGATTTCCGGGAGTGTCGTCATCCTGGTGGTTTGTGCAATCAACATGTACTTTGTGGTGGTTTATGTGACGTCGCTGAACAGTGTGCTGCTCTACGTCCTcgcttccctcctctccatAGCCTATCTGTGCTTTGTAGTCTACCTG GCATGGCACTGTCTGATTGCCTTGGGGGTTTCCTGCCTGGACTTTAGCAGCAGG GGGCAACTGGGACTGTCCCGTCACACGGACATTTACTTACTGAACGACATGGACACGGACTCTGTGGTGGAGAGATAG
- the LOC118309808 gene encoding natural resistance-associated macrophage protein 2 isoform X2, which produces MKGDKNENSELKDSPSDNGVQTSQYNSISPPASPVADEEPFSTYFEDKVPIPESENQIFSFRKLWAFTGPGFLMSIAYLDPGNIESDLQSGAKAGFKLLWVLLLATIIGLLLQRLAARLGVVTGMHLAEVCNRQYPTVPRIILWLMVELAIIGSDMQEVIGCAIALNLLSVGRIPLWAGVLITITDTFVFLFLDKYGLRKLEAFFGFLITVMAISFGYEYVLVKPDQGELLKGMFLPYCAGCGPVQLEQAVGIVGAVIMPHNIYLHSALVKSREIDRRNKKEVKEANKYYFIESTIALFISFLINVFVVAVFAQAFYAKTNIQVNEQCNATGSPHTDLFPLNNDTLEVDIYKGGVVLGCVFGPAALYIWAVGILAAGQSSTMTGTYSGQFVMEGFLNLRWSRFARVLLTRSIAIVPTLLVAIFQDVQHLTGMNDFLNVLQSMQLPFALIPILTFTSLTSIMNDFANGWVWKISGSVVILVVCAINMYFVVVYVTSLNSVLLYVLASLLSIAYLCFVVYLAWHCLIALGVSCLDFSSRGQLGLSRHTDIYLLNDMDTDSVVER; this is translated from the exons ATGAAGGGAGACAAGAATGAAAACTCTGAACTCA AGGACTCCCCTTCGGATAATGGAGTCCAGACGAGCCAGTACAACTCCATCTCGCCTCCGGCCTCACCCGTGGCCGACGAAGAACCCTTCTCCACATACTTTGAAGACAAGGTGCCGATTCCAGAGAGTGAAAACCAG ATATTCAGTTTCCGTAAACTCTGGGCCTTCACTGGACCAGGGTTTTTAATGAGCATTGCTTACTTGGATCCAGGGAACATCGAGTCTGACCTGCAGTCTGGAGCTAAAGCTGGCTTTAAG CTCCTATGGGTGCTCCTGTTAGCCACCATCATTGGGCTGCTGTTGCAGCGGTTAGCCGCTCGCCTCGGGGTCGTAACAGGGATGCATCTGGCTGAAGTCTGCAACCGCCAGTATCCAACA gttcCTCGGATCATCCTATGGCTGATGGTTGAACTGGCAATTATTGGCTCAGACATGCAGGAGGTCATTGGCTGTGCCATAGCACTCAACCTCCTCTCTGTGGGCAG gATCCCACTGTGGGCAGGAGTCCTCATTACtatcacagacacatttgtgttCCTCTTCCTAGACAAATATG gCCTGAGGAAACTCGAAGCTTTCTTTGGCTTTCTCATCACTGTAATGGCAATAAGCTTTGGTTACGAG TATGTGCTGGTAAAGCCAGACCAAGGGGAGCTGCTGAAGGGGATGTTTTTACCGTACTGTGCCGGGTGTGGACCTGTGCAGCTGGAGCAGGCCGTGGGAATCGTGGGCGCCGTCATCATGCCCCATAACATCTACCTGCACTCTGCGCTGGTCAAG TCTCGGGAAATTGACCGCAGAAATAAGAAGGAAGTAAAAGAAGCCAACAAGTACTACTTCATCGAATCTACTATCGCTCTGTTCATCTCTTTTCTCATCAACGTCTTTGTGGTGGCTGTCTTTGCTCAGGCCTTCTACGCTAAGACCAATATACAAGTG aATGAGCAATGCAACGCAACCGGGAGTCCTCACACTGATCTCTTCCCTCTGAACAACGACACACTGGAGGTGGACATCTACAAAGGG GGAGTGGTCCTGGGCTGCGTCTTTGGCCCAGCAGCTCTGTACATCTGGGCCGTCGGGATCCTGGCAGCTGGGCAGAGTTCCACAATGACAGGCACTTACTCCGGGCAGTTTGTCATGGAG GGTTTCCTGAACCTACGATGGTCGCGTTTTGCGCGGGTGCTGCTGACCCGCTCCATCGCCATCGTGCCTACTCTGCTGGTGGCCATTTTTCAGGATGTCCAGCATCTGACAGGCATGAATGACTTTCTCAACGTGCTTCAGAGCATGCAG CTTCCATTTGCTTTGATCCCAATCCTAACCTTCACCAGTCTGACATCCATAATGAACGACTTTGCAAATGGATG GGTATGGAAGATTTCCGGGAGTGTCGTCATCCTGGTGGTTTGTGCAATCAACATGTACTTTGTGGTGGTTTATGTGACGTCGCTGAACAGTGTGCTGCTCTACGTCCTcgcttccctcctctccatAGCCTATCTGTGCTTTGTAGTCTACCTG GCATGGCACTGTCTGATTGCCTTGGGGGTTTCCTGCCTGGACTTTAGCAGCAGG GGGCAACTGGGACTGTCCCGTCACACGGACATTTACTTACTGAACGACATGGACACGGACTCTGTGGTGGAGAGATAG
- the cnpy2 gene encoding protein canopy homolog 2, with protein MRDAALLLASCVVLGLVLGPGQAARQGHDIRCGACRALVDEMEWAISQIDPKKMIQTGSFRINPDGSQSIREVPLARSEGNLLELMESVCERMEDYGEHTDSSTNRKSYVRIKSRSGEPMDLSEATLDSRVTSSLKFACETIAEQNEDEIIEFFSHDTDNVKDKLCSKRTDLCDHALKIPHDEL; from the exons ATGAGGGACGCGGCTCTCCTGCTCGCATCGTGCGTGGTGCTGGGTCTCGTCCTGGGCCCCGGACAAGCAGCCAGACAGGGACACGACATCAgatgtggag cCTGCAGGGCTCTGGTAGATGAGATGGAGTGGGCCATCTCCCAGATAGATCCGAAGAAAATGATCCAGACCGGATCCTTTCGGATCAACCCGGACGGCAGCCAGTCCATCAGGGAG GTTCCCCTGGCTCGCTCGGAGGGAAACCTCCTGGAGCTGATGGAGAGCGTGTGCGAGAGGATGGAGGACTACGGCGAGCACACCGATTCTTCGACCAACAGGAAATCCTACGTTAGGATCAAGTCTCGGAGCGGCGAGCCCATGGACCTCTCAGAGGCCACGCTGGATTCAAGAGTCACATCCAGTTTGAAATTTGCG TGTGAAACAATTGCTGAGCAGAATGAAGATGAAATCATTGAATTCTTCTCTCATGACACGGACAATGTTAAAGACAAACTCTGCAGCAAGAGAACAG ACCTCTGTGATCACGCTCTGAAAATACCCCATGACGAACTTTGA